A single Dreissena polymorpha isolate Duluth1 chromosome 14, UMN_Dpol_1.0, whole genome shotgun sequence DNA region contains:
- the LOC127858535 gene encoding zinc finger protein 862-like isoform X3, whose translation MLNWINNEPSLSESSISERESVQDVASDHETSQPPTKRSKQRASGFDSSWKQDFPWVTEVEGGMMCSLCIRHMCRPARSAIGSAPWVDVPCTWIARDSLNRHQRTETHSQAKLLEANRLAPRNLVGQLEEMGCLQKSARIAAFKNLYWLMKQEVPHTTNYLPLNDLVKLQGCSILANMNQGQNNKGESQRFVQEAVLAMGNIIRQDILTQAIDSPWYTIMVDETTDISVISEMTVYIRFLKDGRSQTRFLSILPLNDCKAETITTSLTTHLRELHLPLDRMCAFGSDGAPVMVGSKNGVAAQLRKLVPHLINNHCVAHRLALAAGQAANGLTYMLKFKDIIGDLYRFYAKSAVRTRGLHEIQELLQEPDLKLVEAKDVRWLSHDKATTTLRRCLPSVYKSLDREAEERNDARAAGLAKFSQNYQFVLTLHMMCDVLPHLSDLSKAMQAKDAIYTCIKPLVLGTLAILQGLLNTPGEHFQAAPDRVARLHADGFGITVPTEEQVQHFTDKLYRPFVQQLMSNIEERFPDLPLLQLFEAFNTTKFPTGDMGNHGEQDIKKLADHFNLPVDATLHNWRQVRGSLQGTEKKAEEAMEWVTIHLRNSHDQLYKLAAVGLLLPTSTADCERGFSTMKRIKTENRSRMKSAVLNALMSVSIEGPDIEAVDFGKMVDAWHQEKPRRTVF comes from the exons GATTAATAATGAACCGTCGCTGTCAGAGAGTTCAATAAGTGAACGTGAAAGTGTCCAGGACGTAGCAAGTGATCATGAGACTTCCCAACCACCAACAAAGCGGTCCAAGCAGCGTGCCAGTGGGTTCGAtagtagttggaagcaagattttccatgggtcacagaAGTTGAAGGAG gTATGATGTGCTCTTTGTGCATTCGTCACATGTGCAGACCTGCGCGTTCAGCAATCGGTAGTGCCCCGTGGGTAGATGTGCCTTGCACTTGGATAGCAAGGGACTCACTTAATCGCCATCAGAGGACAGAGACCCACTCCCAGGCCAAACTTCTGGAGGCAAACCGCCTGGCTCCAAGAAATCTGGTGGGGCAGCTTGAAGAGATGGGCTGTCTACAGAAAAGTGCTAGGATCGCAGCATTCAAGAATTTGTACTGGTTGATGAAGCAGGAAGTTCCTCACACAACAAACTACCTCCCTCTTAATGATCTTG TGAAGCTACAAGGCTGCTCCATCCTGGCTAACATGAACCAGGGTCAGAACAACAAAGGTGAATCGCAGCGCTTTGTACAGGAAGCGGTTCTGGCCATGGGCAACATCATTCGGCAGGACATCCTGACCCAGGCCATCGACTCCCCATGGTACACCATCATGGTGGATGAGACAACAGATATATCTGTTATCAGTGAGATGACAGTATATATAAG GTTCCTGAAAGATGGCAGGAGCCAGACAAGATTCCTGTCAATACTGCCACTAAACGACTGCAAGGCAGAGACCATCACTACAAGTCTCACAACACACCTTAGAGAGCTCCATCTGCCACTCGATCGTATGTGTGCCTTCGGCAGCGATGGTGCCCCTGTTATGGTGGGTTCAAAAAATGGTGTCGCTGCCCAGTTGAGGAAACTTGTACCGCACCTCATAAACAACCATTGTGTGGCTCACCGTCTCGCCCTGGCAGCCGGACAAGCAGCAAATGGATTGACATACATGCTCAAGTTTAAGGACATCATTGGAGACTTGTATCGTTTCTACGCAAAGAGTGCTGTGCGAACGCGGGGATTACACGAGATTCAA GAGTTACTCCAGGAGCCAGATCTCAAGCTTGTGGAGGCGAAGGATGTGCGTTGGCTGTCGCATGACAAGGCGACCACTACCCTGAGGAGGTGCCTTCCCTCTGTTTACAAAAGCTTGGATCGTGAGGCCGAAGAAAGAAACGATGCAAGGGCAGCTGGTCTCGCAAAATTCTCTCAGAACTACCAGTTTGTGCTGACACTGCACATGATGTGTGACGTGCTTCCACATCTTTCTGATCTTTCCAAGGCAATGCAG GCAAAAGATGCAATctacacatgcatcaagcctctAGTCCTTGGAACTCTGGCCATTCTTCAGGGCCTCTTGAATACCCCAGGAGAACACTTCCAGGCAGCCCCCGATAGAGTGGCCCGTCTCCATGCAGATGGCTTTGGCATCACTGTGCCCACTGAAGAGCAGGTCCAGCATTTCACGGACAAG TTGTACCGGCCTTTTGTGCAGCAGCTGATGTCCAACATAGAAGAGCGATTTCCAGACTTGCCATTGCTGCAGCTCTTCGAGGCTTTCAACACCACCAAGTTCCCCACTGGAGATATGGGCAACCATGGCGAACAGGACATCAAG aaACTGGCTGACCACTTCAACCTTCCCGTTGACGCAACACTGCACAACTGGAGGCAGGTTCGAGGCAGCCTACAGGGCACAGAGAAGAAGGCTGAAGAGGCAATGGAGTGGGTGACAATCCATTTGCGTAATAGCCACGACCAGCTCTACAAGCTGGCAGCCGTTGGCCTGCTCCTCCCTACATCTACAGCTG aCTGCGAGAGGGGATTCAGCACGATGAAAAGGATAAAGACGGAAAATCGTTCTCGCATGAAGTCTGCTGTCCTCAATGCACTGATGTCGGTCAGCATTGAAGGGCCAGACATTGAGGCAGTAGACTTCGGGAAAATGGTGGATGCCTGGCACCAGGAGAAGCCTCGCAGAACAGTGTTTTGA
- the LOC127858535 gene encoding zinc finger protein 862-like isoform X2: MIDYYRINNEPSLSESSISERESVQDVASDHETSQPPTKRSKQRASGFDSSWKQDFPWVTEVEGGMMCSLCIRHMCRPARSAIGSAPWVDVPCTWIARDSLNRHQRTETHSQAKLLEANRLAPRNLVGQLEEMGCLQKSARIAAFKNLYWLMKQEVPHTTNYLPLNDLVKLQGCSILANMNQGQNNKGESQRFVQEAVLAMGNIIRQDILTQAIDSPWYTIMVDETTDISVISEMTVYIRFLKDGRSQTRFLSILPLNDCKAETITTSLTTHLRELHLPLDRMCAFGSDGAPVMVGSKNGVAAQLRKLVPHLINNHCVAHRLALAAGQAANGLTYMLKFKDIIGDLYRFYAKSAVRTRGLHEIQELLQEPDLKLVEAKDVRWLSHDKATTTLRRCLPSVYKSLDREAEERNDARAAGLAKFSQNYQFVLTLHMMCDVLPHLSDLSKAMQAKDAIYTCIKPLVLGTLAILQGLLNTPGEHFQAAPDRVARLHADGFGITVPTEEQVQHFTDKLYRPFVQQLMSNIEERFPDLPLLQLFEAFNTTKFPTGDMGNHGEQDIKKLADHFNLPVDATLHNWRQVRGSLQGTEKKAEEAMEWVTIHLRNSHDQLYKLAAVGLLLPTSTADCERGFSTMKRIKTENRSRMKSAVLNALMSVSIEGPDIEAVDFGKMVDAWHQEKPRRTVF; this comes from the exons GATTAATAATGAACCGTCGCTGTCAGAGAGTTCAATAAGTGAACGTGAAAGTGTCCAGGACGTAGCAAGTGATCATGAGACTTCCCAACCACCAACAAAGCGGTCCAAGCAGCGTGCCAGTGGGTTCGAtagtagttggaagcaagattttccatgggtcacagaAGTTGAAGGAG gTATGATGTGCTCTTTGTGCATTCGTCACATGTGCAGACCTGCGCGTTCAGCAATCGGTAGTGCCCCGTGGGTAGATGTGCCTTGCACTTGGATAGCAAGGGACTCACTTAATCGCCATCAGAGGACAGAGACCCACTCCCAGGCCAAACTTCTGGAGGCAAACCGCCTGGCTCCAAGAAATCTGGTGGGGCAGCTTGAAGAGATGGGCTGTCTACAGAAAAGTGCTAGGATCGCAGCATTCAAGAATTTGTACTGGTTGATGAAGCAGGAAGTTCCTCACACAACAAACTACCTCCCTCTTAATGATCTTG TGAAGCTACAAGGCTGCTCCATCCTGGCTAACATGAACCAGGGTCAGAACAACAAAGGTGAATCGCAGCGCTTTGTACAGGAAGCGGTTCTGGCCATGGGCAACATCATTCGGCAGGACATCCTGACCCAGGCCATCGACTCCCCATGGTACACCATCATGGTGGATGAGACAACAGATATATCTGTTATCAGTGAGATGACAGTATATATAAG GTTCCTGAAAGATGGCAGGAGCCAGACAAGATTCCTGTCAATACTGCCACTAAACGACTGCAAGGCAGAGACCATCACTACAAGTCTCACAACACACCTTAGAGAGCTCCATCTGCCACTCGATCGTATGTGTGCCTTCGGCAGCGATGGTGCCCCTGTTATGGTGGGTTCAAAAAATGGTGTCGCTGCCCAGTTGAGGAAACTTGTACCGCACCTCATAAACAACCATTGTGTGGCTCACCGTCTCGCCCTGGCAGCCGGACAAGCAGCAAATGGATTGACATACATGCTCAAGTTTAAGGACATCATTGGAGACTTGTATCGTTTCTACGCAAAGAGTGCTGTGCGAACGCGGGGATTACACGAGATTCAA GAGTTACTCCAGGAGCCAGATCTCAAGCTTGTGGAGGCGAAGGATGTGCGTTGGCTGTCGCATGACAAGGCGACCACTACCCTGAGGAGGTGCCTTCCCTCTGTTTACAAAAGCTTGGATCGTGAGGCCGAAGAAAGAAACGATGCAAGGGCAGCTGGTCTCGCAAAATTCTCTCAGAACTACCAGTTTGTGCTGACACTGCACATGATGTGTGACGTGCTTCCACATCTTTCTGATCTTTCCAAGGCAATGCAG GCAAAAGATGCAATctacacatgcatcaagcctctAGTCCTTGGAACTCTGGCCATTCTTCAGGGCCTCTTGAATACCCCAGGAGAACACTTCCAGGCAGCCCCCGATAGAGTGGCCCGTCTCCATGCAGATGGCTTTGGCATCACTGTGCCCACTGAAGAGCAGGTCCAGCATTTCACGGACAAG TTGTACCGGCCTTTTGTGCAGCAGCTGATGTCCAACATAGAAGAGCGATTTCCAGACTTGCCATTGCTGCAGCTCTTCGAGGCTTTCAACACCACCAAGTTCCCCACTGGAGATATGGGCAACCATGGCGAACAGGACATCAAG aaACTGGCTGACCACTTCAACCTTCCCGTTGACGCAACACTGCACAACTGGAGGCAGGTTCGAGGCAGCCTACAGGGCACAGAGAAGAAGGCTGAAGAGGCAATGGAGTGGGTGACAATCCATTTGCGTAATAGCCACGACCAGCTCTACAAGCTGGCAGCCGTTGGCCTGCTCCTCCCTACATCTACAGCTG aCTGCGAGAGGGGATTCAGCACGATGAAAAGGATAAAGACGGAAAATCGTTCTCGCATGAAGTCTGCTGTCCTCAATGCACTGATGTCGGTCAGCATTGAAGGGCCAGACATTGAGGCAGTAGACTTCGGGAAAATGGTGGATGCCTGGCACCAGGAGAAGCCTCGCAGAACAGTGTTTTGA
- the LOC127858535 gene encoding zinc finger protein 862-like isoform X1: MGVNYGVCPLMGDNDRLLPVLVAINNEPSLSESSISERESVQDVASDHETSQPPTKRSKQRASGFDSSWKQDFPWVTEVEGGMMCSLCIRHMCRPARSAIGSAPWVDVPCTWIARDSLNRHQRTETHSQAKLLEANRLAPRNLVGQLEEMGCLQKSARIAAFKNLYWLMKQEVPHTTNYLPLNDLVKLQGCSILANMNQGQNNKGESQRFVQEAVLAMGNIIRQDILTQAIDSPWYTIMVDETTDISVISEMTVYIRFLKDGRSQTRFLSILPLNDCKAETITTSLTTHLRELHLPLDRMCAFGSDGAPVMVGSKNGVAAQLRKLVPHLINNHCVAHRLALAAGQAANGLTYMLKFKDIIGDLYRFYAKSAVRTRGLHEIQELLQEPDLKLVEAKDVRWLSHDKATTTLRRCLPSVYKSLDREAEERNDARAAGLAKFSQNYQFVLTLHMMCDVLPHLSDLSKAMQAKDAIYTCIKPLVLGTLAILQGLLNTPGEHFQAAPDRVARLHADGFGITVPTEEQVQHFTDKLYRPFVQQLMSNIEERFPDLPLLQLFEAFNTTKFPTGDMGNHGEQDIKKLADHFNLPVDATLHNWRQVRGSLQGTEKKAEEAMEWVTIHLRNSHDQLYKLAAVGLLLPTSTADCERGFSTMKRIKTENRSRMKSAVLNALMSVSIEGPDIEAVDFGKMVDAWHQEKPRRTVF, translated from the exons GATTAATAATGAACCGTCGCTGTCAGAGAGTTCAATAAGTGAACGTGAAAGTGTCCAGGACGTAGCAAGTGATCATGAGACTTCCCAACCACCAACAAAGCGGTCCAAGCAGCGTGCCAGTGGGTTCGAtagtagttggaagcaagattttccatgggtcacagaAGTTGAAGGAG gTATGATGTGCTCTTTGTGCATTCGTCACATGTGCAGACCTGCGCGTTCAGCAATCGGTAGTGCCCCGTGGGTAGATGTGCCTTGCACTTGGATAGCAAGGGACTCACTTAATCGCCATCAGAGGACAGAGACCCACTCCCAGGCCAAACTTCTGGAGGCAAACCGCCTGGCTCCAAGAAATCTGGTGGGGCAGCTTGAAGAGATGGGCTGTCTACAGAAAAGTGCTAGGATCGCAGCATTCAAGAATTTGTACTGGTTGATGAAGCAGGAAGTTCCTCACACAACAAACTACCTCCCTCTTAATGATCTTG TGAAGCTACAAGGCTGCTCCATCCTGGCTAACATGAACCAGGGTCAGAACAACAAAGGTGAATCGCAGCGCTTTGTACAGGAAGCGGTTCTGGCCATGGGCAACATCATTCGGCAGGACATCCTGACCCAGGCCATCGACTCCCCATGGTACACCATCATGGTGGATGAGACAACAGATATATCTGTTATCAGTGAGATGACAGTATATATAAG GTTCCTGAAAGATGGCAGGAGCCAGACAAGATTCCTGTCAATACTGCCACTAAACGACTGCAAGGCAGAGACCATCACTACAAGTCTCACAACACACCTTAGAGAGCTCCATCTGCCACTCGATCGTATGTGTGCCTTCGGCAGCGATGGTGCCCCTGTTATGGTGGGTTCAAAAAATGGTGTCGCTGCCCAGTTGAGGAAACTTGTACCGCACCTCATAAACAACCATTGTGTGGCTCACCGTCTCGCCCTGGCAGCCGGACAAGCAGCAAATGGATTGACATACATGCTCAAGTTTAAGGACATCATTGGAGACTTGTATCGTTTCTACGCAAAGAGTGCTGTGCGAACGCGGGGATTACACGAGATTCAA GAGTTACTCCAGGAGCCAGATCTCAAGCTTGTGGAGGCGAAGGATGTGCGTTGGCTGTCGCATGACAAGGCGACCACTACCCTGAGGAGGTGCCTTCCCTCTGTTTACAAAAGCTTGGATCGTGAGGCCGAAGAAAGAAACGATGCAAGGGCAGCTGGTCTCGCAAAATTCTCTCAGAACTACCAGTTTGTGCTGACACTGCACATGATGTGTGACGTGCTTCCACATCTTTCTGATCTTTCCAAGGCAATGCAG GCAAAAGATGCAATctacacatgcatcaagcctctAGTCCTTGGAACTCTGGCCATTCTTCAGGGCCTCTTGAATACCCCAGGAGAACACTTCCAGGCAGCCCCCGATAGAGTGGCCCGTCTCCATGCAGATGGCTTTGGCATCACTGTGCCCACTGAAGAGCAGGTCCAGCATTTCACGGACAAG TTGTACCGGCCTTTTGTGCAGCAGCTGATGTCCAACATAGAAGAGCGATTTCCAGACTTGCCATTGCTGCAGCTCTTCGAGGCTTTCAACACCACCAAGTTCCCCACTGGAGATATGGGCAACCATGGCGAACAGGACATCAAG aaACTGGCTGACCACTTCAACCTTCCCGTTGACGCAACACTGCACAACTGGAGGCAGGTTCGAGGCAGCCTACAGGGCACAGAGAAGAAGGCTGAAGAGGCAATGGAGTGGGTGACAATCCATTTGCGTAATAGCCACGACCAGCTCTACAAGCTGGCAGCCGTTGGCCTGCTCCTCCCTACATCTACAGCTG aCTGCGAGAGGGGATTCAGCACGATGAAAAGGATAAAGACGGAAAATCGTTCTCGCATGAAGTCTGCTGTCCTCAATGCACTGATGTCGGTCAGCATTGAAGGGCCAGACATTGAGGCAGTAGACTTCGGGAAAATGGTGGATGCCTGGCACCAGGAGAAGCCTCGCAGAACAGTGTTTTGA